A single Streptomyces sannanensis DNA region contains:
- a CDS encoding alkaline phosphatase family protein, with protein MVMMENKGYDDILKNPSTRPQDQVPYIKSLEAQGASFTDSYGLQHPSLPNYYALLSASDIVKTNTHPAPSSVDTDNLANQLVTHGYTFANHANQAKPTQWFRFKTTPGTAANLNPMDKRLEQFPTTPEGFEKLPTVSFVVGNGDQSMHDGTLAQGDAWVKKTFDSYIQWAKTHNSMFVLTWDEDNFTPVNRIPTIMVGPMVKAGEYSERINHYNVTKTLLDMYGLDHINHTADPDVATITDAFDLSQTERLQGMAGRCLENHRTDPAKPGELGLWHCESAADQQWVRHGDGTIRNADQCVTATADGKTGLADCDGTPAQTWHPKTNGSLLNPASGRCLTVPGADIANGTPAELRDCDGTTSQKWIVPGYNAEHSLTVDAPTFVKPGSTATVTTTYTNDVSPMALSQASVNLTVPNGWTAEATSPAKVTALEPGQSVKTTWTVTAPADAKPGDPALSAQATFKNAKSTDEDTSTIRVGYNPVDAIAATPAGLDLVAGHSTSVRVNVANNTAAGTDVTVQADVPSGWTASAPQPVTLNAWESKTVTFSLTPPQDAFGHATVTLSVDGEFPASSTVPASVGKPIMMAGETDASSHEFALAPNRYSAYPSTFPNDVTFTAGVSNPATAWSYIQPGPRDSWAGSKPHTFTLNFNLATAPSSDLTFTAWLQDTHPTAPPALAIGLNGAELSNVQTAAGGGGGATSANNTKPSTLNVTLPAANLKAGDNTVTITTTGGSWAVYDSFAIRQLP; from the coding sequence ATGGTGATGATGGAGAACAAGGGCTACGACGACATCCTCAAGAACCCGTCCACCAGGCCCCAGGACCAGGTGCCGTACATCAAGTCCCTGGAAGCCCAGGGTGCGTCGTTCACCGACTCGTACGGCCTCCAGCACCCGAGCCTGCCCAACTACTACGCGCTGCTGTCCGCCTCGGACATCGTGAAGACCAACACCCATCCCGCGCCGTCGTCCGTCGACACCGACAACCTGGCCAACCAGCTGGTGACCCACGGGTACACCTTCGCGAACCACGCCAACCAGGCCAAGCCCACGCAGTGGTTTCGCTTCAAGACCACGCCGGGTACCGCGGCCAACCTGAACCCGATGGACAAGCGGCTGGAGCAGTTCCCGACCACGCCGGAGGGGTTCGAAAAGCTGCCCACCGTCTCCTTTGTCGTGGGCAACGGCGATCAGAGCATGCATGACGGGACCCTCGCGCAGGGCGACGCCTGGGTCAAGAAGACCTTCGACTCGTACATCCAGTGGGCCAAGACGCACAACAGCATGTTCGTGCTGACCTGGGACGAGGACAACTTCACCCCGGTCAACCGCATCCCGACGATCATGGTCGGGCCGATGGTCAAGGCCGGCGAGTACAGCGAGCGCATCAACCACTACAACGTGACGAAGACGCTGCTGGACATGTACGGCCTGGACCACATCAACCACACGGCCGACCCGGACGTCGCGACGATCACTGACGCGTTCGATCTGTCGCAGACCGAGCGCCTGCAGGGTATGGCCGGGCGATGCCTGGAGAACCACCGGACCGACCCGGCGAAGCCGGGCGAGCTCGGTCTGTGGCACTGTGAATCCGCTGCCGACCAGCAGTGGGTCAGGCACGGGGACGGCACGATCCGCAACGCCGACCAGTGCGTGACCGCCACCGCGGACGGGAAGACCGGACTCGCCGACTGCGACGGCACCCCCGCGCAGACCTGGCACCCCAAGACCAATGGTTCCCTGCTCAACCCGGCATCGGGCCGCTGCCTGACCGTCCCCGGCGCGGACATCGCCAACGGAACCCCGGCGGAGCTCCGGGACTGCGACGGCACGACCAGCCAGAAGTGGATCGTGCCCGGCTACAACGCGGAGCACTCGCTCACGGTCGACGCGCCCACGTTCGTCAAGCCCGGTTCCACCGCCACGGTGACCACCACCTACACCAACGACGTCAGCCCCATGGCGCTGTCGCAGGCCTCCGTCAACCTCACCGTGCCCAACGGCTGGACGGCTGAAGCCACCTCGCCCGCCAAGGTCACCGCGCTCGAGCCCGGCCAGTCGGTGAAGACCACCTGGACGGTCACCGCCCCCGCGGACGCAAAGCCCGGTGACCCGGCACTGTCCGCGCAGGCCACCTTCAAGAACGCGAAGAGCACTGACGAGGACACCAGCACGATCCGCGTCGGGTACAACCCGGTCGATGCCATCGCAGCTACTCCCGCAGGCCTGGATCTGGTCGCCGGGCACTCCACATCTGTCCGGGTGAACGTCGCCAATAATACGGCCGCCGGCACGGACGTTACGGTTCAGGCGGACGTGCCGTCCGGGTGGACGGCGAGCGCGCCGCAGCCCGTCACCCTGAATGCGTGGGAGTCCAAGACCGTCACGTTCTCCCTCACCCCACCCCAGGACGCCTTCGGTCACGCGACGGTCACGCTGTCCGTCGACGGGGAGTTCCCCGCGAGCAGCACCGTGCCGGCGAGCGTCGGCAAGCCGATCATGATGGCCGGGGAGACCGATGCCAGCAGTCATGAGTTCGCGCTGGCCCCGAATCGATACAGCGCCTATCCGTCGACGTTCCCCAATGACGTCACCTTCACTGCGGGTGTGAGTAACCCGGCCACCGCTTGGAGTTACATCCAGCCCGGGCCTCGCGACTCCTGGGCCGGGAGCAAGCCGCACACGTTCACGTTGAACTTCAATCTCGCCACTGCGCCGAGCAGCGATCTGACGTTCACCGCCTGGCTGCAGGACACCCACCCCACTGCCCCGCCCGCGCTCGCGATCGGACTCAATGGCGCCGAGCTGAGCAACGTCCAGACCGCGGCCGGCGGCGGCGGTGGCGCCACATCGGCCAATAACACCAAGCCGTCCACGCTGAACGTGACCCTGCCCGCCGCCAACCTCAAGGCCGGCGACAACACCGTCACCATCACCACAACCGGCGGATCATGGGCGGTCTACGACTCCTTCGCCATCCGACAGCTCCCGTGA
- a CDS encoding dodecin, whose amino-acid sequence MSNHIYKVAEIVGSSTEGLDQAIRNGIARASQTLRSLDWFEVTEIRGHIAEGAIAHYQVGMKVGFRLEDAG is encoded by the coding sequence ATGTCGAACCACATCTACAAGGTCGCCGAGATCGTCGGCAGCTCGACCGAGGGTCTCGACCAGGCCATCCGCAACGGCATCGCGCGCGCCTCCCAGACGCTGCGCAGCCTCGACTGGTTCGAGGTGACCGAGATCCGCGGCCATATCGCGGAAGGCGCGATCGCCCACTACCAGGTGGGCATGAAGGTCGGCTTCCGCCTGGAGGACGCGGGGTAG
- a CDS encoding glycosyltransferase family 39 protein produces MALLPPPVQDTGEVRAPEARQDRPRQPVGVWLWPALATLAMTMYRIGRPQMGGDELASWDIAGRTAEQLLGTVQRVDAVLGAYYFMLHAWMTVFGESATAVRMPSALAMIGAAVCVALTGQRLFGRRAGLAGGLLFAVIPAVSRFGHEARPYALTLLAVSLATLMLLRALDRPRSWWRWTGYALCVEFIGLMHLVALTALLGHLLAAIFRGRQERRALWGFCIAAVTGVACVVPVILLGRSQASRQLYWIAKPDGWGLVDIWPQIFASALCAGAVIMLAALAWRERNDTLLWCTALAVLPPLVIWVASHGQISYFYFRYMLFTLPAWAVLAGAGLAAAVRFKAALAAALAVLALLTLPVQKAVRETFEHHLGLSMDFEGAARAIRKYYAPGDAVVYDRMEDSRGVSFYLPRELSMRDVFVARSAAELHESDPVYCPRPAECVGKEKRLWLVVRGGDPDPLQGLPGPQADALRAHYTASGTERMTGLTVALLVRKD; encoded by the coding sequence ATGGCACTTCTCCCCCCTCCTGTTCAGGACACCGGCGAGGTTCGGGCGCCGGAAGCGCGGCAAGACCGCCCGCGTCAGCCGGTCGGTGTGTGGCTGTGGCCCGCGCTGGCCACACTGGCGATGACCATGTACCGGATCGGGCGGCCGCAGATGGGCGGCGACGAGCTGGCCAGCTGGGACATCGCCGGCCGTACGGCCGAGCAGTTGCTCGGGACGGTGCAGCGGGTGGACGCGGTGCTCGGCGCGTACTACTTCATGCTGCATGCGTGGATGACCGTCTTCGGGGAATCGGCCACCGCCGTGCGCATGCCCTCCGCACTGGCCATGATCGGTGCCGCCGTCTGTGTGGCGCTGACCGGGCAGCGGCTGTTCGGCCGCCGGGCCGGGCTCGCCGGCGGCCTGTTGTTCGCCGTGATCCCGGCGGTGAGCAGGTTCGGCCACGAGGCCCGTCCTTACGCCCTGACGCTGCTGGCCGTGTCCCTGGCCACGCTGATGCTGCTCCGGGCCCTGGACCGCCCCCGCAGCTGGTGGCGCTGGACGGGCTACGCCCTGTGCGTGGAGTTCATCGGACTCATGCATCTGGTCGCCCTGACCGCCCTTCTGGGCCATCTCCTCGCGGCGATCTTCCGGGGCCGGCAGGAGCGCCGGGCGCTGTGGGGTTTCTGTATCGCCGCAGTGACCGGTGTGGCCTGTGTGGTTCCGGTGATTCTGCTGGGCAGGTCGCAGGCGTCCCGGCAGCTCTACTGGATCGCCAAGCCGGACGGATGGGGACTGGTCGACATCTGGCCCCAGATCTTCGCCTCCGCACTGTGCGCGGGGGCGGTGATCATGCTGGCCGCTCTGGCATGGAGGGAACGGAACGACACCCTCCTGTGGTGCACCGCACTCGCCGTGCTGCCACCACTGGTGATCTGGGTGGCCTCCCACGGGCAGATCTCCTACTTCTACTTCCGGTACATGCTCTTCACCCTGCCGGCGTGGGCGGTCCTGGCAGGGGCCGGGCTCGCCGCGGCGGTACGGTTCAAGGCCGCGCTCGCGGCGGCCCTGGCGGTACTCGCCCTGCTCACGCTGCCCGTGCAGAAGGCGGTGCGGGAGACTTTCGAACACCACCTGGGGCTGAGCATGGACTTCGAAGGAGCCGCCCGGGCCATCCGCAAGTACTACGCCCCCGGGGACGCGGTGGTCTACGACCGCATGGAGGACAGCCGGGGCGTCAGCTTCTATCTTCCGCGCGAGCTCAGCATGCGTGATGTCTTCGTTGCCAGGTCGGCGGCCGAACTCCATGAGTCGGACCCGGTCTACTGCCCCCGTCCGGCCGAGTGCGTGGGAAAGGAGAAGCGGCTCTGGCTCGTGGTCAGGGGCGGCGACCCGGACCCGCTGCAGGGCCTGCCCGGCCCCCAGGCGGACGCGCTCCGCGCCCACTACACGGCATCCGGGACGGAGCGCATGACCGGCCTGACCGTGGCGCTGCTGGTGCGCAAGGACTGA
- a CDS encoding transposase, with protein MLNAVRYLIDNGAKWRNLPADYPYCRAVYDFFRRWRRHGYVRELYQRLRRLQRTRQGGGRSRARGSSTRSPWTARKPARPQHAAMTAARCATGASATS; from the coding sequence ATGCTCAACGCCGTGCGCTACCTGATCGACAACGGAGCGAAGTGGCGCAACCTTCCGGCGGACTACCCGTACTGTCGGGCGGTGTACGACTTCTTCCGCCGCTGGCGCCGACACGGATACGTGCGCGAGCTCTACCAGCGCCTGCGCCGCCTGCAGCGCACTCGCCAAGGGGGCGGGAGGAGCCGAGCGCGGGGGTCATCGACGCGCAGTCCGTGGACGGCCCGGAAACCTGCCCGGCCTCAACACGCGGCTATGACGGCGGCAAGATGCGCGACGGGCGCAAGCGCCACATCCTGA
- a CDS encoding RNA-guided endonuclease TnpB family protein, protein MQLRYSFRLYPSAGQRTALARAFGCARVVYNDALRARETARSEGLPFPKAGDLSKQLITEAKNTPERAWLGEVSAVVLQQSLRDLDAAYRNFFDGLKGKRPRMGAPRYKSRKDTRQAVRFTANARWSITSGRKLRLPKIGDLKVKWSRTLPSTPSTVTVVKDSAGRYFASFVVETGPEEVLPETTPEVGIDLGLGHFAVLSDGTKVDSPRFLRRAEKRLKKAQRALSRKEKGSKNRDKARMRVARAHARVADARREFHHRLSTQLIRENQAVAVEDLAVKGLARTRLAKSVHDAGWSAFVTMLEYKAARYGRTFIRIGRFEPTSQVCSQCGVKDGPKPLHVRVWTCGACGAVLDRDINAAVNIAKAAGLAVTARGAQVRPGLVQAPRSEAGTHPTPQPSTAR, encoded by the coding sequence GTGCAGCTTCGGTACAGCTTCCGGCTGTACCCGAGTGCCGGTCAGCGCACGGCGCTGGCGAGGGCGTTCGGGTGTGCGCGGGTGGTCTACAACGACGCGCTTCGCGCTCGGGAGACCGCCCGCAGCGAGGGGCTGCCGTTCCCGAAGGCCGGCGACCTGTCCAAGCAGCTCATCACCGAGGCGAAGAACACCCCGGAACGGGCCTGGCTCGGCGAGGTCTCCGCTGTCGTACTGCAGCAGTCCCTGCGGGACCTGGATGCCGCGTACCGGAACTTCTTCGACGGCCTGAAGGGCAAGCGCCCCCGCATGGGCGCACCCCGGTACAAGTCACGGAAGGACACCCGGCAGGCGGTGCGGTTCACCGCGAACGCCCGCTGGTCCATCACGTCGGGGCGGAAGCTGCGCCTGCCGAAGATCGGCGACCTGAAGGTGAAGTGGTCGCGGACACTGCCCTCGACCCCGTCCACGGTGACCGTGGTCAAGGACAGCGCGGGCCGGTATTTCGCCTCCTTCGTGGTGGAGACCGGCCCGGAAGAGGTGCTGCCGGAGACGACGCCCGAGGTGGGCATCGATCTTGGGCTGGGGCACTTCGCGGTCCTCTCCGACGGGACCAAGGTCGACTCTCCGCGCTTCCTGCGCCGGGCCGAGAAGCGCCTGAAGAAGGCGCAGCGTGCTCTCTCCCGCAAGGAGAAGGGCTCGAAGAACCGGGACAAGGCCAGGATGCGCGTCGCACGGGCACACGCCCGTGTCGCGGACGCACGGCGCGAGTTCCACCACCGGCTCTCCACACAGCTGATCCGTGAGAACCAAGCGGTCGCTGTGGAGGACCTGGCGGTGAAGGGGCTGGCCCGCACGCGTCTGGCCAAGTCCGTGCACGACGCCGGATGGTCGGCGTTCGTGACCATGCTGGAGTACAAGGCCGCCCGATACGGGCGCACCTTCATCAGGATCGGCCGCTTCGAGCCCACCTCCCAGGTCTGCTCGCAGTGCGGCGTGAAGGACGGCCCCAAGCCCCTTCACGTCCGCGTGTGGACGTGCGGGGCCTGCGGGGCGGTCCTGGACCGGGACATCAACGCGGCGGTCAACATCGCCAAGGCGGCCGGACTGGCCGTGACAGCCCGTGGAGCGCAGGTAAGACCGGGACTCGTCCAGGCACCGCGCAGCGAAGCGGGAACCCACCCGACACCACAGCCTTCAACGGCCCGGTAG
- a CDS encoding SMI1/KNR4 family protein encodes MNASDPHVNAFAEIFGDPPADYAVPVDWAAVESWLGTSLPADYKAIAAAYGPLDIGAWLWLHMPCVNRGWFDYGAWVQQTRRDAPGVLPFGATRTADTLYWDTTASDDPDQWPVVMHCQDDENAGRDSWRRFASPLVPTLARLVADGMRPVAARSGMQTDLERTPWTPPPRRPEPTAQQRAALTTGSGLETLIALVPPPETPTLGKHNWDWLYERLGTRLPGEYVRLMERYGAGSWCGWLRFNIPFDEDQHALAPWAEWYAETYQGQRAEFPEYHPLAVYPEPGGFLPFADSIDGDQLCWLTEGATPDDWPLIVVPRHAAQGPPLNTDLTKTLLEWLRGRFATEGLPPLGRRDENPLDYIEFERYDAEPAADGQ; translated from the coding sequence GTGAATGCTTCAGACCCGCACGTCAACGCCTTCGCCGAGATCTTCGGCGATCCGCCGGCCGACTACGCCGTACCTGTCGACTGGGCGGCAGTCGAGTCCTGGTTGGGGACGAGCCTGCCCGCCGACTACAAGGCCATCGCCGCCGCGTACGGCCCACTCGACATTGGCGCCTGGCTCTGGCTTCACATGCCATGCGTCAACCGCGGGTGGTTCGACTATGGGGCCTGGGTGCAGCAGACTCGGCGTGATGCCCCTGGTGTCCTTCCCTTCGGCGCCACCCGTACAGCCGACACCCTCTACTGGGACACCACAGCATCCGACGACCCCGACCAGTGGCCGGTCGTCATGCACTGTCAGGACGACGAGAACGCGGGCCGCGACTCCTGGCGGCGCTTCGCGAGCCCGCTCGTGCCGACGCTGGCCCGGCTCGTGGCCGACGGCATGCGCCCAGTGGCCGCCCGAAGTGGCATGCAAACCGACCTGGAGCGCACCCCGTGGACACCGCCGCCTCGGCGACCGGAGCCAACCGCTCAACAGCGGGCGGCGCTCACCACAGGCAGCGGGCTGGAGACTCTGATCGCACTCGTCCCGCCGCCGGAGACACCCACGCTCGGTAAGCACAACTGGGACTGGCTGTACGAACGGCTGGGCACACGTCTGCCCGGCGAGTACGTACGACTGATGGAGCGGTACGGGGCCGGCTCCTGGTGCGGCTGGCTGCGCTTCAACATCCCCTTCGACGAGGACCAGCACGCGCTCGCACCGTGGGCCGAGTGGTACGCGGAGACCTACCAGGGGCAGCGAGCAGAGTTCCCTGAGTACCATCCCCTGGCTGTCTATCCCGAGCCCGGGGGATTCCTGCCCTTCGCCGACTCCATCGACGGCGACCAACTGTGCTGGCTGACCGAAGGTGCCACGCCGGACGACTGGCCATTGATCGTTGTACCGCGCCATGCCGCCCAAGGCCCACCGCTCAACACCGACCTCACCAAAACCCTGCTGGAGTGGCTGCGCGGCCGGTTCGCAACCGAGGGTCTGCCCCCGCTCGGACGCCGCGACGAGAACCCCCTCGACTACATCGAATTCGAGCGCTACGACGCAGAACCAGCCGCTGATGGCCAATGA
- a CDS encoding transposase gives MDGPETCPASTRGYDGGKMRDGRKRHILTNSGGLLLEVTVTAGNVHDSQAPVRGACSPWMEEPEDFVSVPASCRGTVRAHPRYEDQPPGISPALRRVR, from the coding sequence GTGGACGGCCCGGAAACCTGCCCGGCCTCAACACGCGGCTATGACGGCGGCAAGATGCGCGACGGGCGCAAGCGCCACATCCTGACCAACAGCGGCGGCCTGCTGCTGGAGGTCACCGTCACGGCGGGCAACGTGCACGACTCCCAGGCCCCGGTGCGTGGAGCGTGTTCCCCGTGGATGGAGGAGCCGGAGGACTTCGTTTCCGTCCCGGCCTCGTGTCGCGGCACCGTACGCGCGCATCCACGTTACGAAGACCAGCCACCCGGGATCAGCCCAGCATTGCGCCGGGTCAGGTGA
- a CDS encoding ISKra4 family transposase, whose protein sequence is MFAAACAELSAPEAAVMTHGQLEDLLGARMREVTRQLFQDHLTLRASNEVRRQDVVDAAGVGRSRIERGRRRLMATVFGKVTVVRIAYRGTGVGDLHPADAVLNLPDGMHSHGLARLAAIESARGSFADACERINAHTGSGIGHRQVQELAIGAAADIDAFYDSLVPAPCTDTTPLVLSVDGKGVVIRPEALRADTAKAAAAKGGNAMKTRLASGEKHGRKRMATLGAVYDAEPAPRTVDDIIADPDQQDDAVHGRALERRQGPKARSKWLCGSVNDTAAQVVAAVFDQAEHRDPGHRRPWVVLVDGARHQIDLIKAEAQQRGVDVHVIVDLIHVLEYLWRAAWCLHDIGDASAESWVARHARVLLAGGVQQTAAVLETAARAAGLHGAQRKGIDEAVNYLTGKAEHLRYDTALEHGWPIATGIIEGACRHLVKDRLDITGARWGLAGAEAVLKLRAVRANGDFDAYWAWHQQQELIRNHQTRYRDQVIPAA, encoded by the coding sequence ATGTTCGCTGCGGCGTGTGCGGAGTTGTCGGCCCCGGAGGCGGCGGTGATGACGCACGGGCAGTTGGAGGATTTGCTGGGGGCGAGGATGCGCGAGGTCACCCGGCAGTTGTTCCAGGACCACCTGACCCTGCGGGCCAGCAACGAGGTGCGTCGGCAGGATGTCGTGGACGCCGCCGGTGTCGGGCGCTCGAGGATCGAGCGAGGCCGGCGCCGGTTGATGGCCACGGTGTTCGGCAAGGTCACTGTGGTCCGGATCGCCTATCGCGGCACTGGTGTGGGGGACCTGCACCCGGCCGACGCGGTGCTGAACCTTCCGGACGGAATGCACTCGCACGGGCTGGCCAGGCTCGCCGCGATCGAGTCCGCCCGCGGCAGCTTCGCCGACGCCTGCGAGCGGATCAACGCCCACACCGGCTCCGGCATCGGGCACCGGCAGGTCCAGGAACTCGCCATCGGCGCCGCGGCGGACATCGACGCCTTCTACGACTCCCTCGTACCGGCTCCCTGCACCGACACCACGCCACTGGTCTTGTCGGTCGACGGCAAGGGCGTGGTCATAAGACCCGAAGCCCTGCGCGCGGACACCGCCAAGGCCGCGGCCGCCAAGGGCGGCAACGCAATGAAGACCCGGCTGGCGTCCGGGGAGAAACACGGCAGGAAACGGATGGCCACCCTGGGAGCCGTCTACGATGCCGAACCCGCGCCGCGCACGGTCGACGACATCATCGCCGACCCAGACCAGCAGGACGACGCCGTCCACGGCAGGGCGCTTGAGCGTCGCCAGGGGCCGAAGGCCCGGTCGAAGTGGTTGTGCGGCTCGGTGAACGACACCGCCGCGCAGGTGGTGGCCGCCGTGTTCGACCAGGCAGAGCACCGCGACCCCGGCCACCGCCGTCCCTGGGTCGTCCTGGTCGACGGGGCCCGCCATCAGATCGACCTCATCAAGGCCGAAGCACAACAGCGCGGCGTGGACGTCCACGTCATCGTCGACCTCATCCACGTACTCGAATACCTGTGGCGAGCGGCCTGGTGCCTGCACGACATCGGCGATGCCTCCGCCGAGAGCTGGGTCGCCCGTCACGCCCGCGTCCTGCTGGCCGGTGGCGTGCAGCAGACCGCCGCCGTACTCGAGACGGCCGCCCGCGCCGCCGGACTGCACGGCGCCCAGCGCAAGGGCATCGACGAGGCCGTGAACTACCTCACCGGCAAGGCCGAGCATCTGCGCTACGACACCGCCCTGGAACACGGCTGGCCAATCGCCACCGGGATCATCGAGGGAGCATGCCGACACCTGGTCAAAGACCGCCTGGACATCACCGGCGCCCGGTGGGGCCTGGCCGGTGCTGAAGCCGTGCTCAAGCTGCGTGCCGTCCGCGCGAACGGCGACTTCGACGCCTACTGGGCCTGGCACCAGCAACAGGAGCTCATCCGCAACCACCAGACGCGCTACCGCGACCAGGTCATACCCGCCGCCTGA
- a CDS encoding helix-turn-helix transcriptional regulator, producing MSQSIEEHTGTRIARIRKQRGLTQQGLAMRAHVSKSLLSKVECGQKPASPAFIAACARALGVSTSDLLGQPYAEELRRDRMDALIQPIREGLENWDIALDWETAPRPIALIRADVQRALEQRRQAEYTDMVRDLPGLIDECVQAVHTSSGEDQRLAYECLAGTFRCVFTMAWKFGYIDLATVALDRLAWAAPRADEPGLAAMHAFLRAQTTMASGRYDIGVRVVDRALRDLEGQDAHRPAAIDAMRGMLHLRAAVIAGRAKDRDHAEARLAEARALARQTGELPDYGVTWGPVNVAVHAVAMASEMDEFGLAIERAKDVRIPPDWTRSRAGHHWMDLGRAYAWEGRPEQSLNCLQRARRIAPQQTRYHPTVRDTVLALKRRERSRSGSLAQYAEWVGI from the coding sequence GTGTCGCAGAGCATCGAGGAGCACACCGGCACTCGGATCGCCCGTATCCGGAAGCAGCGTGGCCTGACGCAGCAGGGCCTGGCGATGCGGGCCCATGTGTCGAAGTCGCTGTTGTCGAAGGTCGAGTGCGGGCAGAAGCCCGCGTCCCCGGCTTTTATTGCGGCCTGTGCCCGCGCACTTGGTGTCTCCACGTCCGATCTCCTGGGGCAGCCGTACGCCGAGGAGCTGCGCCGGGACCGGATGGATGCGCTGATCCAGCCGATCCGTGAAGGGCTGGAGAACTGGGACATCGCTCTGGACTGGGAAACGGCCCCGCGCCCGATCGCGCTCATCCGTGCTGATGTCCAGCGCGCGCTGGAGCAGCGTCGCCAGGCGGAGTACACGGACATGGTCCGTGATCTTCCAGGCTTGATCGACGAGTGTGTCCAGGCCGTCCACACCAGCTCCGGAGAGGACCAGCGGCTGGCCTACGAGTGCCTGGCGGGTACGTTCCGCTGTGTGTTCACCATGGCGTGGAAGTTCGGGTACATCGACCTGGCCACCGTGGCACTGGACCGCTTGGCATGGGCCGCGCCGCGTGCCGATGAGCCGGGTCTGGCGGCCATGCATGCCTTCCTCCGAGCGCAGACCACGATGGCATCCGGCCGGTACGACATCGGTGTGCGCGTAGTCGACCGCGCGCTGCGGGATCTTGAAGGCCAGGACGCACACCGCCCGGCAGCCATCGACGCCATGCGAGGGATGCTTCACCTGCGGGCCGCGGTGATCGCGGGCCGAGCGAAGGACCGGGACCACGCTGAGGCACGGCTCGCCGAGGCCCGTGCCCTGGCCCGTCAGACGGGCGAACTGCCCGACTACGGCGTGACCTGGGGGCCGGTCAACGTTGCCGTCCATGCCGTCGCCATGGCTTCGGAGATGGACGAGTTCGGCCTGGCCATCGAACGCGCCAAGGACGTGCGGATCCCACCTGACTGGACCCGGTCCCGGGCCGGGCACCACTGGATGGACCTGGGTCGGGCCTACGCCTGGGAAGGCCGCCCGGAGCAGTCTCTGAACTGTCTGCAGCGGGCCCGGCGCATCGCGCCGCAGCAGACGCGCTACCACCCGACGGTGCGGGACACCGTTCTGGCACTCAAGCGCCGCGAACGGTCCCGCAGCGGATCGCTGGCGCAGTACGCGGAGTGGGTCGGGATATAG